aaatgcaaaAGAAAAGGCATGAGAATTGGCTGTTTTTGTCGAATGtaagttttaatttaaaatgtttgtgatttttaacataagaaaagtttgtttaaatgttttgccactTGCTTGAGCAACTTAAAGAGttatttcactcaaaaatgaaatttcggtcattaattactcaccctcatgtcgttccgagaatactaaacaaaacaaaaataacgactttatctaacaatttcttctctcccctgtcaaTTTCCTACGCTGTTAACATAGTGAACGCATTGCAGCGCTTCCTGTTTTCTATGTAAGAActactcattattggccggctcctgcgtcagcttcacacgcatgtgtcgtgctgctcacgtgtacagcctcggccaatactgagccgacGTTTGGACATAAACAGAAGtgctgcactgcgttcactacatcaacagcgtaggagactgacaggggagAGAGTCCGATTCTCTCgtgaatgactcttatgaggttttttttgtgtgtttgtgaatttcAAATATACAAAGCAACCATTTAAGTCTGATCCTGAAGTGAGTGACTCTTATGGGTTGgtttagttaaaaaaaacagcacgAGCACTGAAATCCAATTCTCGAGCAAATGACTCTCAtgagctgtttttttttgttgttttttttaatacattacaGACATAAAAAGCTACCAATCAAGTCCGATTCTGAagcaaatgactcttatgatgCGGTTCTTTTTAGTTGATTAAAAACATACTGCATGATCAGAGAAGTCTGATTCTCGAGCAAATGACTCTTATAAGTCTGTTCTTTTTTTACATGCAAATGAAGTCTAAATCTTTTGACTCTTATAATGGCAAAATgttcatatattttttgtttttgcttttggcAACAAAAATACACTTTGGCTTTCCAGATATTTCTTCCTTTGAATTGTTAATGAAACCATTAAGTAATTGAGCAATGAAATTATTCTGATTACTCTAATGATTTCCATCTGTAAAAGACTGTCAGTGACTAAACTAGATCGCTGATGGTTTGCAAATAAGATGTTTTTGCACTGAAGTACCACACACAGACTGTTGAATCACCCCtggtcatttttgtgtgtgtatgtttgtttagaTCAGAGAGACGCGTCAAACGATGCGGGACAGTGAGAGTGGACTGGAGCGAATGTCTATAGGGCATCACATTGGCGAGAGAGGTCATGTGATGGAACGGTCAAGGAACCGTCTCACGGGTGACCGTGAAGAAAGACAGGACTTCTTCAACCTGGAAGAGAGTGCGTCAAATACCTCTTTCTCTAttctttgctctttttttcccccatgtaACTGCCAGCAGCTGCTTAAATTTCATCTTGAACCTTTGTGGAAAAATTTGTCCTATTCACTATTGTAAAACTCTTTCTCTTTCAGGTGAGGCAGCTGCCTTTGATGAAGAGTGGAGGAGAGAGTTGGGGCGGTACCGCCCCTCTAATGCCCGTAGTTTAGATTACGGGCGTGACCGGAGTGCAGGGGTTGGACAGCAGCTGGCCCTGACAGCGCCTCCAagctcctcctcctctccctcACCCCGCCACGAGTCACCACGCCACCATCCTCCTCACTCCCGTCCTCGCTACGACTGGTGAGAGGTATGAGTCTTTCACAACCTGAATGAAACAAATTGTCTATTTGGATTGACTTTGTAGATTCgggctttattttttatatgttgTGTCTCTTTTTACAGGGGGAGTTGTCTAGCTGATGCTGTGAAAAGAGAGAAGGAAGGGTTAGAGAAGAAAATTATAACCGATGGGTCAAATGTTTGATAGATCTGAACTGTCTCAATATGTGTAGTCAGCTCCTTACAGGGACATGTGCTGGCATGAGGTATCATAACACAGGTTGAAGTTTTTAGACTGCATCTTTGTTGTGTGGAATTTGACCTGGCCTGTGTACTTCATACCATGTTACTACTCCCAAAGCATACACACCAGCATTCATCATAATTCAAACAGCTCTTCAAccttgtgatatatatatatacatacacacagacatctttgtatttaaatgaattctCATGCTTCCAATATTTCAATATCCAAATATTTAATGATACactacacatatacatacatacacacacacacatgcacacatccACTGTAAAGTCCGTATATGTTTGTGTTGACACTAGGGTATCTGTGGGTTTAACTGTTCAATGCTGACTAATTAAACttattaactaataaaaagACCTTGTTACATCATTGACTGTGCCATCTTGTTGCATCAGTGACTCgatagacagcaatatttagTGAGCCCACTgttgttctttttcttttttctaggtttcaaaaaagtttttgaattatgcacttttattcagcaaggatgcaaatTGAGCaatagtgacaataaagacatttatacccctggtttcacagacaaggtttaaGCCTAGtgccagactaaaatgcatggttgagctgttttaactgaaagcatctTGCACTTGCATATCTTGAAATATGTccgtgccattgttttgtctcaagatgcacacagtaatatttttttaaggcatgtttataaaagctacttaaatccTAAAGtcaactaaggcctaatcctggtttaatcTAAGCCCTATCTGTGAAACCAAGCcataatgttataaaagctttctattttaaatgcatgctgttcttttcagtttccacaaaaatattaagtagcacaactgttagcactgataataataagaaatgtttcttgagcactgaatcagcatattagaatgatttctgatggattgtgtgacactgaagactaaagtaatggctgctgaaaattctgcatctatatatattactattaacgagttgcttattagcatacaTATTACttggatattggctgtttattagtacttataaagcacatattaatgacttattctgcatgaccatattctaacatcccttaatcctacccaatacctaaacttaacaactacctaactaactattaattagCAGTAAATAGGAGTTtatgagtttattgaggcaaaagtcgtagttaataatGGGAATTGGAcactaatctaaagtgtgaccatatatatatatatatatatgtatgtatatatgatcatgaagaatcattttcacacatgaactggcactgaccttaacctcagtgtaagtttttgggatgtgctggagtagactttacagtgtcaatctttggtcaagatcttgtattgacaatgcaagaggtgaacACTCTgcaaagtctactccagcacatcccaaagactttcaatgaaattaaagactggactcagaggtgccaattcatgtgtgaaaataattcttcatgctctctgaaccattctttcacaattttaaccctggtgaatcttgacattgtcatcctggaatatggtactgtatataatatatatataatactgtacatatacatatttaaacatttctacatacatttacataaaatatttgtgtCTTGTCATTATGGTTGTAAAGGATATGCTGTAGTAAAAATACACACTGGGAAAATCAAACAAATGTTTGTCATGCCTTCAGTGAGGATGAGCTGATGTAGTTTGCTTTCATGACACAGATCTTAGGCATTATGTAGCCTACTGAGGATTTAAGCCGATGTTTAAATATTTCTCCAGATCTATTTAAGCAGGTTATTGCTTTGTTCTTATCATTCTCCAATTTTCTACTTTTGTGAACTATTTTTGGATATCTCTTTTGCAGAAAGCTCTTGAGAACCTGCTACTGAAGGTCAGTATGATCAGCTCTGGGACAGATACAAGAGAGATGACTATAAAAAGACTACTGAAACACTACTGTCCAGGACATAAAGTAATTGAGGGGaacatttaaaggtacactatgtaattttttttgttcaaaattaacaaagacTAACAAAAAAAGGCtgaacagaggagagtctgaTGGCAAAAACAGAACGcaacagagctcgtaataaaatgagaataaaCATTGGCTAGAACTGAGGGATTGGAAATGCTGTAAAAGTGATGCAGAGATGGCGtctttattactcaacaggtgagtaagtTATTTTactgaacagataaattgccatacaaatgctctctaacagagttcattgtatAAAGCATATCTATTGTTAAAGGGTCATATTCATCCGCGTAGTCACACAGCCgtagcacaaccaaaacaatgttcttatgcaaaatgcatgcagttttgtttttaaccactagaggtgtgtctgtgtctgtgtggtcctggtaaaccctacGTTATCGGGataaaatgtccccacaaaggtGGCATCATGGCAATATTTGAAATCCTtgtctttgtggggacattttttctgttccccatgaggaaaacagcttattacaaagtttttttaatgtaaaagttttttgttttttttatgtaaaaatgcagaaagtttgtTGTGATGgtggtttaggggtaggttagaggatagaatatacagtttgtacagtataaaaatcattatgtctatggaaagttcCCATCAAACACAGAAACCCAACATATGTGCTCTGCTTGATCCTGAAACCATAATACACACATGCTGCTGCATCTCTCCTAATGAGAAAAATTGTGTAAACTACATCTGTAAATGGCGAAAAGTGACTGTCTTTataaatgaatcattgaatcattcactgatCTGATTGGATCAtatcactgattcattcaggaacgaaacaCTGAGACCGCTACTGTATGTTGCTTGGCATTGCAGTTGATTATGCAGCTTCTTTGGTGGAGCAAAAATAGACAAATTACCTGGCAATATTGTGTTGCAAATAGGGCCTATAAGTTACTcaatatttctttgtttattaaacTGTTGCGCTAAAGCAGTATCACAAACTTGCTTTTCTGAGTTTCCTGGCTTAGGTATGTGATAGGCATAATGCTTAATTTTACAgtacataacaaaaaaaaaccctaataataacaatttttattttatttactacaTTACACTTATAGACCAATTACTAAACTATAGACTAATTTTAGGGTATATATGTATTAAATCACATTTTGAACATGAATATATTTTAGTCTATCAAACTACAACATATACATATCATAGACATTTATCAGTTGCTACAgatttatgaaaatgtatgaACATGCCTAATATTaatgatttatgttttttttaatttggactATATGTGTTCCTATCTGTCACAGGTTTACAGGTTGTTTATTGAATGGCAATCGTGTGATGATGTGCTGTAACAAACTCCAACCAGTAGGCCTAAGTGAACACCGCTCCCTGTTACACACCTGCAACAGTAAATCAATGCAAAGTACCTCTGCAGCCAGACTCTAAGCCTCTTGTGCTTCAAACAGTAGATGGAGTGCTTACAGTCAGACGGCAGACATGATAACGCACGCGCACTTCTGCAAGGTTGGTTACTATGGTTACAACACAATGGGAGCCGGGACAGAGGTCTATTcgaaaggaaagaaaaaactgCAGGAAAGAGAGACTGAGGGAGATggattgtgtatgtgtgtgtgtgtgtgtgtgtgagagagagagagagagagagagaccgcTTGACTGGTCACTCCATTGCAGTCTTACAAGAAAGTACAGATTTGGGGAAGCTCTTTTAGTCTAATACCATTTTACAATGCAAAGGCAATAGAGAAGCTGCATCTAAAGTGGGTTATATTCCACAAAAAGGTTGTTTAATGCTGCGCAGAGGCAggataaatgcatttacaaaataatgttatgaaattatttttaaaataatataatggaTACAGAAAAATTGcattaattgaaatatatttaaatgtatgcttcaTCACGACAACGACAGACATCTTTTTTATGTGACATTGCATCTTCACACAATTTGAAGCAGGCACAGAGCCACCTTATAGCCTAGCCTGTGTAGCATGTGGGAATTTTCATCTTTACTTctgtaatgtgaaatatttccaagtgaaacttATGAGAATTTATAAGTCAGAAATGGTCCACTCATACATGAAAGAGAGAACTCGTAAGGGAGAAAGTCTGTTTATTTACTCTAGGACACACTCATGCTGGACCAGCCTGgaatatagtttattattaaaattgtatGCATGTGATTTTggcttatttttttaattgaatctGATTCTTGTCAGATTTTATGGATGTTGGTGGGACTTGGATGGAGAAAAGTGGGCGTTATATATCAGAATGAAGCTAGACCGATTGAAGGTTTGCTAAAACAATGGCTAAATAGCTAATTGGTTAATATTATCCAATAGCTGGTATGGCCTTCATGACATCAGCGGAAAGGAAAGTTGTTTTAGAGGAAGAGCAAGACATTATATTTTGACTAAACTATTCTTGTTTGGAATTATATGTAGCAATAATTGTTCACATTAAGACCAAgaacttatttttaataaagtaagcagggtcaattttgatttcatgttgactttaactgagggaaatatgttttttttttaaacagcctCAAATATGGATGCTCAagttttgatgaaaaaaaaagccTATTTCAAATAATAACTTTGCAGGAGAAATGACACCCCTACCTCATTAAGGTACTACAATTAAGCCTAATTAGTGTCCATTACCTAATCAAGCAGTTCTAGGTTAATTTCCCTTAATGAAGTGTAGTAAATCGACAATTAAATAAGCAGCAATTTACATAATGAATAAATGCCCTTATCTCGACATGTTTCTTCCATCCTATTTCCATTGCTCTCCTTTCCTCACCTTAGCTTTTTTCCCTGAAGAATAAGGAAAATCACGCCCCTTCTCACCCTCGAGTGGTCGTGCGTCCCTCGCTCACCCCTCCGTGAAGATTTGTGCCCGTACAGACTGCAAAAGAGTGCAAGTCGTCTTGACAGAGGAGCGGGAGAGGGGCAGAAAGAAAAGGGGGTGGGGAAGAATCAAACGTACGCATCAATTTGTACAGTCTTCAGCTGCACCCCGTTTTCTGCGCCGATTTCAGGGGGAGCGGCTGGAAAAAACACTGCGTTATTTGCGAAGCCGCAACAATGTAAATCTTTCCGTGCATCGAGTTGCCTGTATGTTTGAACGCGTGTCGGTCAATGTACAGTACGAACGGCAGcaggagagagaaagaaagggaGATACGCATCGCTGGATATTATAGGTAAGAAGGGGAGAAAATGGATGCTTATATTTGACTCATTCTTCTTTGGACATGTTCAGATGGTTCCCCTTTCCTCGCACTCCCGTCTTTGTGCTTTACTTATGTGCATAGATTGGGCTAAAATCATATTGCAAATCGGGGTGCGTAACCACGCAGGTCTCGAGTGCTCACATTCCACGGAGCTCGACAAGAATGCCATTCGCCATTCTGATCCCAAATCTTCCCCATATGAGAAGGAAAAGACTGAAAGGGGGGTAGATGCGACCCTCTCTCCTCGTCTTGTCAGGATCGAATGTGCAGTGCATTGTCTGAGAACTGTAATCCAGAGGTCGTCCAGTTAGTACAGTAGTGCACTGCCTCTGCATGCGTATCAATAACAAGCAGCAGAAGAATGGAAGAAAGGAACGTTGCGGTGCGTGGCCGAGAGATGATGCACGTTCGGGTGTCTAACTCACCCCACCTCTTGGCATTGTGCATTTGCGTgctaaaaaaattcaaaatcaaAGCTATTTATgtctaattatattttttgccaATGTGCATGCGAAGGGGACAGTGCATGATTTGTTGTGTGTGTGGCAAGCCATTATAACATTTATTCCTTAAAACTAACTAGTTGCCTATCTGTTTTTAAATTACTAGTAGGCCTACCTTTTGCCTTTGCATTAGGCTTAGTAATTCAGTATTGTGAACAGTATCTTTTTCAGTTTTGCTAGTACTGTATGCACTAGTAATTACCCATTACTTACTTGTATTTATCATAGCAGTGACAAGTAACTATTCTGTTATTACTGGTAacaaatagcttttttttttttaccattgtTTCTTTGGAGAGCTGCTGTGGTTCTGTTCTTATCTATTCACTTGAATTGTGTTGTATTTAGTATGTATTTCAGTTGTTGCTGGTACCCATTTCAGTTTTACTAGTATTCATTATGTACTAGATAGTATGTATTTcaataatttcaatatttttctaGTACTATACCTGAATAGGCACAGTACCTATTTATTAGATAGGCCTAGTGTACATTTTTTACTTGTAAGATCTTAAATTGAACTGTAAAGAGGCTATTCTTACTAGTTattactgtcaaataaaaattagtTGTAACTAGTGAGAGTCAGAAAAAAATGGACTAGGTTCTAATATAACTGAAACAAAGTATATATTAGAATAGGTACTAGATACAGTTGGGAATACATACTGGTCAGAAGTGAatagttgatatatatatatatatatatatatatatatatataatatatatatatataattcagtaaccaaaaaaagaaaattattacCAGTAACAGCAGATACTAACTTGTACCAGTAACTTTACAATGGGTAATGTGGCTAGTAGCAAAAGAAGagtaatgaatatgtaatagtGACTAATTTCATAGTTATTGTAATGAGTACTAGTATCTAATGAAAAGAAACTGAAAAAGATACTATtcactaataattattattaattggcAAACAAGTACTAGTAACATGGAATAGATACTAGTTAAGTTTACAGTATAAATGTTCAAACTGCTTGCCATATGGTGTGTGaatgtatgtatatactgtaaatgaAGGTATTGCTGATTGCTTAGATGCTTGTGTTTGCAATGGGAGAGTGGAAGGCTTTTGGTATGCATGGAGCCCGGCCAAGATTTGGGTAATGGACTCCTGATGAATGAAGGTTCACCTGTAGACAGAGTGCTGGCAGCCTTTATTATTTGTCATTTGGATATATTACCTTGTGTACACCATAATTGGATcacaaatatgctgattttacaTTTATGGGATATGCGCAGGGTGTAGTCTTTGTATGTTTGGCACTAGTATTAATTCTTGTATTACAAATGAGTATTTTGTTAATTGTGGTCATGATGGAGTAGTCTGAGTATTCAATGTGTTGGTTGTCAGCAGCCTGTAAAtctgtttatatgtaatatttattagtGCTGTGGTTTTTCTCTTGTGTTCAGTGGTTTgggtgtaaatgtacattttgcaGTTTTGAAGGTGGCGCTAAATACACTCACTGGCTTCACTCAGTCTGTTAGTGTGCTATATATAGTCTCATTCACAATaaatgaagtgtgtgtgtgtgtgtgtgaggagagAAAGACTAGAGGCTGACTTGAAATACTGGAGTGACTTAGTTAACCTCTTAACTACACTATGACTGGCAAAGGAGGAGTTATGTCTTTTCAAACTAATtattttatctctctctctcaagcaAGCGGTAGTGTCAGCTGGTTTTTATCATGAAGAAATTCAGTGTTTCTCATAGTTAaggttttaatatgttttaaaaaggCCAACGTATGCCTCATAATCAGAAAAAGTTGATTCACTTCAACTGTGATGAGGTTAATTAGCAATGTTATTGTATGTCAGTGGATCACTGCTAAGTGATTGTGTACGAGTTATCCTAATATTGTATGACTATAATTGAAACAGAAAAATAGGCCTCAAAATTAGAAATACATTGCTGTCAGTGAGGCTAGCAACAAGAGAAGGAAATCATAAGCAGGAAAGAGATGAAAAGATGGaagaaaaataactaaatatgtGTGCTGTAAAGAACCTCCCAGTCAAAATATCCTCTCTGACAGTGATAAGAATTTCTGCAAAGAGAAAATCAAGATAGCTTCTATGACATTAAAGTTGTGTTTGAATTAAAGTTTAATACCTGAAACGTGAATGAAactttttgttttcttatttttacatataaacatgtattaaatcATGATGATGTATGCACATGTATGAGCATGttaacttaaaatattaagTATGTATTTCTGTGCATGTTGCATTTAGAGATTGTTGATCTT
The sequence above is drawn from the Megalobrama amblycephala isolate DHTTF-2021 linkage group LG13, ASM1881202v1, whole genome shotgun sequence genome and encodes:
- the mlf2 gene encoding myeloid leukemia factor 2, encoding MFHYLNDVDDNPYMMDPFAAHRHQMRSLFGSFGMDPFPLTPQIQHPRTRIQPQAGALTPFGMMGMGGGFMDMFSMMSGMMENMERMSGSPNCQTFSSSTVISYSSTDPGAPKVYQQTSEFRTAPGGIRETRQTMRDSESGLERMSIGHHIGERGHVMERSRNRLTGDREERQDFFNLEESEAAAFDEEWRRELGRYRPSNARSLDYGRDRSAGVGQQLALTAPPSSSSSPSPRHESPRHHPPHSRPRYDW